In the genome of Populus alba chromosome 11, ASM523922v2, whole genome shotgun sequence, one region contains:
- the LOC118029431 gene encoding GPI-anchored protein LLG1: MRLNHCCRIVFFFFFLLRGLFASPSLASTFISDGVFESHASTGRNLLQTKKACPVNFEFLNYTIITSQCKGPQYPPSSCCASFKEFACPYANLINDLTNECATIMFSYINLNGKYPPGLFSNECKDGKLGLECPAPPPSEPASDKNGSQIMHGPPLLLILLAVFIVVLF; this comes from the exons ATGAGGTTGAATCACTGCTGTagaattgtcttcttcttcttctttctcttgagGGGTCTCTTTGCTTCTCCTTCTTTGGCTTCTACTTTCATTTCAG ATGGTGTTTTTGAATCTCATGCTTCTACTGGCAGGAATCTTCTTCAGACTAAGAAAG CTTGCCCTGTAAACTTTGAGTTTCTGAACTACACAATCATCACAAGCCAATGTAAAGGACCTCAGTATCCTCCGAGTAGCTGTTGTGCATCATTTAAGGAGTTTGCCTGTCCTTACGCAAATTTGATTAATGACTTGACCAATGAATGCGCAACAATCATGTTCAGCTACATTAACCTCAATGGGAAATATCCTCCTGGTCTTTTTTCCAACGAATGTAAAGATGGGAAGCTGGGACTTGAATGCCCTGCACCACCGCCATCAGAACCGGCCAGTGACAAAAATGGGAGTCAGATTATGCATGGTCCACCCTTGCTGCTGATTCTTTTAGCTGTTTTCATAGtggtgttattttaa